One genomic segment of Acidobacteriota bacterium includes these proteins:
- a CDS encoding acetyl-CoA C-acetyltransferase, with protein sequence MNQTPVYVVNGARTPMAEYAGAFKDISALDLGAIASKAALARSGVAPGQVEHVVFGNVLQTSADALYGARHVGLKAGLPIEVPALTVNRLCGSGIQAAVSAAQLIQLGEADVVLAGGTENMTQAPHVIRGLRSGLRLGQGKLEDALWESLTDTYCGCSMAITAENLATKYGIAREEQDRFALRSQQLAAKAWESGRLAEEVVPVELKSRKGPQQFSRDDHVRPDTTLESLAGLPPAFRKDGCVTAGNASGIVDGAAAVVLASQQAVQRHGLKPIGRLIGWSVVGVEPKEMGIGPVPATRAVLARTGLTLAEIDLIEVNEAFAAQYLAVEKELGLDRERVNVNGGAIALGHPLGASGTRLLLTVLLELRRRGLSRGLATACIGGGQGIAAIVETV encoded by the coding sequence ATGAACCAAACACCCGTCTACGTCGTGAACGGCGCCCGCACCCCGATGGCCGAGTACGCAGGGGCGTTCAAGGACATCTCCGCGCTCGATCTCGGCGCCATCGCGTCGAAAGCCGCGCTTGCGCGCAGCGGCGTGGCGCCCGGCCAGGTCGAGCACGTCGTGTTTGGCAACGTGCTGCAGACCAGCGCCGACGCCCTGTATGGCGCGCGGCACGTGGGGCTCAAGGCCGGCCTGCCGATCGAGGTGCCCGCGCTGACCGTCAACCGGCTGTGCGGGTCGGGCATTCAGGCCGCGGTGTCGGCTGCCCAGCTCATCCAACTGGGCGAGGCCGACGTCGTGCTGGCTGGCGGCACCGAGAACATGACGCAGGCGCCGCACGTGATTCGCGGACTGCGAAGTGGGCTGCGGCTTGGCCAGGGCAAGCTCGAAGACGCGCTCTGGGAATCGCTGACCGACACGTACTGCGGCTGCAGCATGGCGATCACGGCCGAGAACCTCGCCACCAAGTACGGCATCGCGCGCGAGGAGCAGGATCGTTTCGCCCTGCGGAGCCAGCAACTGGCGGCGAAGGCGTGGGAGTCGGGACGGCTCGCCGAGGAGGTGGTGCCGGTCGAACTCAAGTCGCGGAAGGGCCCGCAGCAGTTCTCGCGCGACGATCACGTGCGCCCCGACACCACGCTCGAATCGCTGGCCGGGCTGCCGCCCGCCTTCCGGAAGGACGGCTGCGTCACCGCCGGCAACGCCAGCGGCATCGTCGATGGCGCGGCGGCGGTCGTGCTGGCGTCCCAGCAGGCCGTTCAGAGACACGGCCTCAAGCCGATTGGGCGCCTGATTGGATGGTCGGTCGTCGGCGTCGAGCCGAAGGAGATGGGGATTGGCCCGGTTCCGGCCACTCGCGCGGTCCTGGCCAGGACGGGATTGACGCTCGCCGAGATCGATCTCATCGAGGTCAACGAGGCGTTTGCCGCGCAGTACCTGGCGGTCGAGAAGGAACTGGGACTGGATCGCGAGCGCGTCAACGTCAATGGCGGCGCCATCGCACTCGGGCATCCGCTCGGAGCGAGCGGGACGAGGCTCCTGCTCACGGTGCTGCTCGAACTGCGCAGGCGCGGCCTGTCGCGCGGTCTGGCGACCGCCTGCATCGGCGGGGGACAGGGCATCGCGGCCATCGTCGAGACCGTGTGA